One Cetobacterium sp. ZOR0034 DNA window includes the following coding sequences:
- a CDS encoding TrbG/VirB9 family P-type conjugative transfer protein, translating to MKKIAILMTVLSSMALGAVELQYEDFSYQEPVIKTGLKEAKQNVKTTFVYNENDMYRVYARTGFLTTIYLNSDEEVIYLAGGDTARWAIDEGVTGSKQGERKAIVLKPFYPGIKTNLVVNTNKRSYNFFLQSANEWYNPVVEFVYPQEAKIAKMIKANNEETTSLVNLNNLNNKYEWNNKKYNWSPQQVFDDGQKTYIVMKPEMSTGEAPALFIKDDQTGKVVLVRYRVKNNYYIVDRLFEQAVLKLGKREVVIKKDGSFIKNEKDYYPIRM from the coding sequence TTGAAAAAGATAGCAATATTAATGACAGTTTTGTCAAGTATGGCATTAGGAGCAGTTGAGTTACAGTATGAAGATTTTTCTTATCAAGAACCAGTTATAAAAACGGGATTAAAGGAAGCAAAGCAAAATGTTAAAACAACATTTGTTTACAACGAAAATGATATGTATAGAGTTTATGCAAGAACAGGATTTTTAACAACAATTTACTTAAATTCAGATGAAGAAGTTATTTACTTAGCAGGTGGAGATACAGCAAGATGGGCGATTGATGAAGGAGTAACAGGTTCAAAACAAGGAGAAAGAAAAGCAATTGTTTTAAAACCTTTTTATCCAGGAATAAAAACAAATTTAGTAGTAAATACTAATAAAAGAAGTTATAACTTTTTTTTACAAAGTGCTAATGAATGGTATAACCCAGTTGTAGAGTTTGTTTATCCACAAGAAGCTAAAATTGCAAAAATGATTAAAGCAAATAATGAGGAAACAACAAGTTTAGTTAATCTGAATAATTTAAATAATAAATATGAATGGAATAATAAAAAATATAATTGGAGTCCTCAACAAGTATTTGATGATGGACAAAAAACTTATATAGTTATGAAACCTGAAATGAGTACAGGAGAAGCACCAGCTCTTTTTATAAAAGATGACCAAACAGGAAAAGTAGTTTTAGTTAGATACAGAGTGAAAAATAATTATTATATAGTCGACAGATTATTTGAACAAGCAGTATTGAAATTAGGAAAAAGAGAAGTTGTTATAAAAAAAGATGGAAGTTTTATAAAAAATGAGAAAGATTATTACCCAATTAGGATGTGA
- a CDS encoding ArdC family protein gives MEKKDKNNAHREEFVEKVIESLEKGKIPWEKDWENSQAPMNPVTGTIYKGSNNIVLNSVSCFKDYEDHRWMTYKQAQEKNWQVREGEKGTKIEYFSIIDKKTNKPLNKEMYNKLSQNEKLEYDKNLYYLRKTYTVFNGQQIDGIPELQKEKREVDYNKINDILVNSNIEIKYGDDRAFYSPEKDIIALPPKEVFKNENSFYGTALHELAHSTGHPQRLNRDLSGRFGTESYAKEELKAEFASVFIGQEKGLNYNERHLENSNAYLQSWINVLKNDPNEIFTASKEADKISTHVLKYEKEKQPKIEKSLKKELEISL, from the coding sequence ATGGAAAAGAAAGATAAAAATAATGCTCACAGAGAAGAATTTGTAGAAAAAGTTATAGAATCTTTAGAGAAAGGTAAAATTCCCTGGGAAAAGGACTGGGAAAATTCACAAGCTCCAATGAATCCAGTAACAGGAACGATATATAAAGGGTCTAATAATATAGTTTTAAATTCTGTATCTTGTTTTAAAGATTATGAAGATCACAGATGGATGACTTATAAACAAGCTCAGGAGAAAAATTGGCAAGTAAGAGAAGGAGAAAAAGGAACAAAAATAGAATATTTTTCAATCATAGATAAAAAAACAAATAAACCATTAAATAAAGAAATGTACAATAAATTATCTCAAAATGAAAAGCTAGAATATGATAAAAATTTATATTATTTAAGAAAAACTTATACAGTATTTAATGGACAACAAATTGATGGTATTCCTGAACTGCAAAAAGAAAAAAGAGAAGTTGATTATAACAAAATTAATGATATTTTAGTAAATTCAAATATTGAAATAAAATATGGTGATGATAGAGCTTTTTATTCTCCTGAAAAAGATATTATAGCACTTCCTCCAAAAGAAGTTTTTAAAAATGAAAATTCATTTTATGGAACTGCCTTACATGAACTAGCACATAGTACAGGACATCCTCAAAGATTAAATAGAGATTTATCGGGAAGATTTGGAACAGAAAGTTATGCAAAGGAAGAATTAAAAGCTGAATTTGCAAGTGTTTTTATCGGTCAAGAAAAAGGATTAAATTATAACGAAAGACATTTAGAAAACTCTAATGCTTATCTTCAAAGTTGGATAAATGTTTTAAAAAATGACCCTAATGAAATTTTTACAGCTTCTAAAGAAGCAGATAAAATTTCTACTCATGTTTTAAAGTATGAAAAAGAAAAACAACCAAAAATAGAAAAATCACTAAAAAAAGAGTTAGAAATTTCATTATAA
- a CDS encoding TrbI/VirB10 family protein: protein MYENEESKEEINNNNIEIKEESKEKINNENIEIKEESEEQENEKKERLYKGTHIKKKYLIFPIVCIVGVLIYNIFKTPSTNNKPIEEPKKEVKEQKQLNLELETDYSKMIVTDRGVEAENNQDKIDNSIQQNNVIENKKVIQTSKRELSEEEREALRKIREEANNAKRSSISFPVNQNQRENRVAQNDTNRNYTDYDLNRQGSKKSFLNNEPTHSNYISSKLEGSISPFEVKAGDFIPAIVITAMDSDLPSKVITAQVRENVFDTVTGNYLLIPQGTRITGTYDSNVTWGQNRLLVIWQRMIFPNGMSINLDNMQGVDLTGQAGLTGKVNNHFATLMKGVLLSSAMGATAAIVTQDNSNNDDWKYAAGQGAGQTIVKVGDKFADKALDRQPTIQIKQGDRFNIMVHSDLILKPYK, encoded by the coding sequence ATGTATGAAAATGAAGAATCTAAAGAAGAAATAAACAACAATAATATTGAAATTAAAGAGGAATCTAAAGAGAAAATAAATAATGAAAACATTGAAATTAAGGAAGAATCTGAAGAACAGGAAAATGAAAAAAAGGAAAGACTTTACAAAGGAACACATATCAAAAAAAAGTATTTGATATTTCCTATTGTGTGTATAGTTGGTGTATTGATTTACAATATATTTAAAACACCTTCAACTAATAATAAACCTATAGAAGAACCTAAAAAAGAAGTGAAGGAACAAAAACAATTAAATTTAGAATTAGAAACAGATTATTCTAAAATGATAGTTACAGATCGTGGAGTTGAAGCAGAAAATAATCAAGATAAAATAGATAATTCAATTCAACAAAATAATGTTATAGAAAATAAAAAAGTTATACAAACAAGTAAGAGAGAATTAAGTGAAGAAGAAAGAGAAGCATTAAGGAAAATTAGAGAAGAAGCAAATAATGCAAAGAGAAGCTCTATTTCTTTTCCAGTAAATCAAAATCAGAGAGAAAATAGAGTCGCTCAAAATGACACAAATAGAAATTATACTGATTATGATTTAAATAGACAAGGCTCAAAAAAAAGTTTTTTAAATAATGAACCAACACATTCAAATTATATAAGTTCAAAATTAGAAGGGAGTATATCGCCATTTGAAGTAAAAGCAGGGGATTTTATACCTGCAATAGTTATAACAGCTATGGATAGTGATTTACCTTCAAAAGTAATAACAGCTCAAGTAAGAGAGAATGTATTTGATACTGTAACAGGAAACTATTTATTAATTCCACAAGGAACTAGAATAACAGGAACATATGATTCAAATGTTACTTGGGGACAAAATAGATTATTAGTCATTTGGCAAAGAATGATATTCCCAAATGGAATGAGTATAAATTTAGATAATATGCAAGGAGTAGATTTAACAGGACAGGCAGGATTAACTGGAAAAGTTAATAATCATTTTGCAACATTAATGAAAGGTGTTTTATTATCATCAGCTATGGGAGCGACAGCAGCTATCGTAACACAAGATAATAGTAATAATGATGATTGGAAATATGCAGCAGGACAAGGAGCAGGACAAACAATTGTAAAAGTTGGAGATAAATTTGCAGATAAAGCATTAGATCGTCAGCCAACAATTCAAATCAAACAAGGTGATAGATTTAATATTATGGTTCATAGTGATTTAATTCTAAAACCATATAAATAA
- a CDS encoding type IV secretion system protein yields the protein MKFKPGEKLKTQGGLPSNPDSVFNEKYMKLAKSLRNWQIAFLSQTILFTISLLGFIKVATQTQIIPYIVEVNKEEGIVKNIGAINRINYVANDKLIMSTLRNFILKTRSIPLDPIMYGRNIKEAYSFLGEIAQTKLKSQIIAEDTKDKMKNKETRDISITTILKVDNKNYQVRWIETGYDERGNIVEKIKKSGIYTIEIIQSNSEEKLLINPVGITITDYSFNNEM from the coding sequence ATGAAGTTTAAACCAGGAGAAAAATTAAAGACACAAGGGGGGTTGCCAAGCAACCCTGATTCTGTTTTTAATGAAAAGTATATGAAGTTAGCAAAATCGCTTAGAAATTGGCAAATTGCTTTTTTATCACAAACAATTTTATTTACAATTTCTTTATTAGGATTTATAAAAGTTGCTACTCAAACTCAAATAATTCCATATATTGTAGAAGTTAATAAAGAGGAAGGAATAGTAAAAAATATTGGAGCAATAAATAGAATAAATTATGTTGCAAATGATAAATTAATCATGTCAACTTTAAGAAATTTTATATTAAAAACTAGATCAATTCCATTAGACCCAATTATGTATGGAAGAAATATAAAAGAAGCATATAGTTTTTTAGGAGAAATAGCACAAACGAAATTAAAAAGCCAAATAATAGCAGAAGATACAAAAGATAAAATGAAAAATAAAGAAACTAGAGATATTTCTATAACAACAATCTTAAAAGTTGATAATAAAAATTATCAAGTTAGATGGATTGAAACGGGCTATGATGAAAGAGGAAATATAGTTGAAAAGATAAAAAAATCAGGAATTTATACAATAGAAATAATTCAATCTAATTCAGAAGAAAAACTATTGATAAATCCAGTAGGAATTACAATAACAGATTATAGTTTTAACAATGAAATGTAG
- a CDS encoding TrbC/VirB2 family protein, protein MEKAIFIKNRAKKSQKGGWLKENYKFILVVMLLIIVSQFSFASSTDMPWEGPLDKLLKSFTGPVAKTIGILAICACGGMMAFGEMGSAMKRMLNIVLGISIVFAASTWGLSFFGFSGSVQM, encoded by the coding sequence ATGGAAAAAGCAATTTTCATTAAAAACAGAGCAAAAAAATCTCAAAAAGGAGGTTGGTTAAAAGAGAATTATAAATTTATTCTTGTAGTAATGTTACTTATAATTGTTAGTCAATTTAGTTTCGCTTCATCTACAGATATGCCATGGGAAGGACCATTAGATAAATTATTAAAATCGTTTACTGGACCAGTTGCAAAAACTATAGGAATTTTAGCAATTTGTGCTTGTGGTGGAATGATGGCATTTGGAGAAATGGGAAGTGCAATGAAAAGAATGTTAAATATTGTTCTTGGTATTTCTATCGTTTTTGCTGCTTCAACATGGGGATTATCATTCTTTGGATTTTCAGGGTCAGTACAAATGTAA
- a CDS encoding type IV secretory system conjugative DNA transfer family protein: MNKKTKKKISFIFFITMILVAFSGATQMFAYKTNFHPGLGKPLLVKTLFQVEAKLYNPFLFIKWSEQHGETAPVANNSATSVLFGVLIFSVLILSILNKSKKKLDSHGSADWATKDEIDNPDMGLLTTKENVIKEFKRAETVELYNQIEDEEERYSDGVVCGRDTYGRELRSLGLEHMIAMAPTRSGKGVGLVIPTLLTWKGSVFVLDIKNENFALTSKYREKIGQKIIRFAPTDLSSNKYNPLAEIQLGTVYEYNQAREIVEALITVNESDTFFGPTAVNFLTAVIIFVMYSKINEGKIACLRDVYRFLTSPSTTEEEKLKAMAFNDHITEDIEKQFEWDKSKADNLFEYITKDLITLKGEERPYVHPKVSRMGADMLGRAEKERSGIISSAKTNLEIFDTPLIGENTSSSDIQITDLMNGEKPISFYFVTPPKDLEKVKVLARILIMQIINKLTAEIKIEGKPYKHRLLLLIDEFPAIGKMKDFETSLAFSAGYGVKAFMITQSLNQLYSIYGKNNKIIDNCHIQIYYAPNDTDTPQMLEKKIGNKTVVVKNLSYKGMKYFSDWNYSESLMSRPLLYSAEISKLPKADSLIFVTGFSPIYGKKVRWYAEEKYINRQSVYKTKKRNYRNEIKQKVKAFMKSKIKKIKKWVIKE, from the coding sequence ATGAATAAAAAAACAAAAAAGAAAATTAGTTTTATATTTTTTATAACAATGATATTAGTTGCGTTTAGTGGAGCTACACAAATGTTTGCATATAAGACTAACTTTCATCCAGGATTAGGAAAACCATTGTTAGTTAAAACTTTATTTCAAGTTGAAGCAAAGTTATATAACCCATTTTTATTTATAAAATGGAGTGAACAACATGGAGAAACAGCACCAGTAGCTAATAATTCAGCAACTTCAGTTTTATTTGGAGTTTTAATATTTAGTGTTCTAATTTTATCAATTCTAAATAAGAGCAAAAAGAAATTAGATAGTCATGGTTCGGCTGATTGGGCTACAAAAGATGAAATTGATAATCCTGACATGGGGTTGCTTACTACAAAAGAAAATGTAATAAAAGAATTTAAAAGAGCTGAAACAGTTGAATTATACAATCAAATAGAAGATGAAGAAGAAAGATATTCAGATGGTGTGGTATGTGGTAGAGATACGTATGGTAGAGAGCTTAGAAGTCTTGGATTAGAACATATGATTGCTATGGCACCGACTAGATCAGGTAAAGGAGTAGGACTTGTTATTCCAACTCTTTTAACTTGGAAAGGGTCTGTGTTTGTTCTTGATATAAAAAATGAGAACTTTGCTTTAACATCAAAATATAGAGAGAAAATAGGACAAAAGATTATAAGGTTTGCACCAACAGATTTAAGCTCTAATAAATATAATCCTTTAGCTGAAATTCAATTAGGTACAGTTTATGAATATAACCAGGCTAGAGAAATTGTAGAAGCATTGATAACAGTTAATGAATCAGATACATTTTTCGGTCCAACAGCAGTAAATTTTTTAACGGCAGTTATTATATTTGTAATGTATTCAAAGATAAATGAAGGGAAAATAGCTTGTTTGAGGGATGTATATAGATTTTTAACTTCTCCTTCAACAACAGAAGAAGAAAAATTAAAAGCTATGGCTTTTAATGACCATATTACAGAAGATATAGAAAAGCAATTTGAATGGGATAAATCAAAGGCTGATAATTTATTTGAATACATAACAAAAGATTTAATCACTTTAAAAGGCGAAGAAAGACCATATGTTCACCCAAAAGTTTCAAGAATGGGAGCAGATATGCTTGGAAGAGCAGAGAAAGAAAGATCGGGTATAATATCTTCAGCAAAAACAAACTTAGAAATTTTCGATACACCATTAATTGGAGAAAATACAAGTTCTTCAGATATTCAAATAACAGATTTAATGAATGGAGAAAAACCAATAAGTTTTTACTTTGTTACACCTCCAAAAGATTTAGAAAAAGTAAAAGTATTAGCAAGAATACTAATCATGCAAATAATAAATAAATTAACAGCAGAAATAAAGATAGAGGGGAAACCTTATAAGCATAGATTATTATTGCTTATAGATGAGTTCCCTGCAATTGGAAAAATGAAAGATTTTGAAACTTCTTTAGCTTTTAGTGCAGGTTATGGAGTAAAAGCATTTATGATAACTCAATCATTAAATCAATTATATAGCATTTATGGTAAGAACAATAAGATAATAGATAACTGCCATATTCAAATATATTACGCACCTAATGATACTGATACACCACAAATGTTGGAGAAAAAAATTGGAAATAAAACTGTGGTTGTAAAGAATTTATCATATAAAGGAATGAAATATTTTTCAGATTGGAATTATTCTGAATCACTTATGTCAAGACCGTTATTATATTCAGCAGAGATTAGTAAATTACCTAAAGCAGATAGTTTAATATTTGTAACAGGGTTTAGTCCAATTTATGGAAAAAAGGTAAGATGGTATGCTGAAGAAAAATATATAAATAGACAATCTGTTTATAAAACTAAGAAAAGAAATTATAGAAATGAAATAAAACAAAAAGTAAAAGCATTTATGAAAAGTAAAATTAAAAAAATTAAAAAATGGGTGATAAAAGAATGA